Proteins from one Pseudoliparis swirei isolate HS2019 ecotype Mariana Trench chromosome 22, NWPU_hadal_v1, whole genome shotgun sequence genomic window:
- the LOC130187948 gene encoding sialic acid-binding Ig-like lectin 8 codes for MFVLIWTALLFCVRDVTADTGKSLKGLQTCGRGFCITLSEGEITAEAGLCVVIPCSFTLGAGYTHQHMVWFKCEPPKLRCGVEDIIFNTNKKTKVQSKFFGRVSLLEPDMMKRNCSIIINNLTESDSGFYQLRMYGILSLSDHGFAQYLREDGYTFSKGATVSVKALTQKPSVLIPPLTEGRKATLTCTAPGLCSGSDPEITWRWRGAGEKDSHITGNITGVTQRRSSTLTFNPSAEHHGTNVTCKVSFTSSITTEETETLNVASLVNTDQCGAGAALPWVIVAVVSLVVNVICIILLTLLWNTRKQVKPKQEDRTYTSLRKKDVSPEYDVIAQALN; via the exons ATGTTTGTTCTCATCTGGACGGCTCTGCTCTTCTGTGTGAGAGACGTCACTGCTGACACAG GAAAATCATTGAAGGGATTACAAACATGTGGCAGAGGATTCTGTATCACTCTCAGTGAAGGAGAAATCACAGCAGAGGCTGGACTCTGTGTTGTGATACCGTGTTCTTTCACTCTTGGTGCTGGCTATACACACCAACATATGGTGTGGTTCAAATGTGAACCACCTAAACTCAGATGTGGTGTTGAAGACATTATATTCAACACAAACAAGAAAACCAAAGTTCAGTCCAAGTTCTTCGGACGAGTTTCACTGTTGGAGCCTGACATGATGAAGAGGAACTGCAGCATCATCATCAATAACCTCACTGAGTCCGACTCTGGATTTTATCAACTCAGAATGTATGGTATCCTGTCTTTGAGTGACCACGGCTTTGCCCAGTATTTGAGAGAAGATGGATATACATTCTCGAAAGGAGCAACTGTCTCTGTTAAAG CTCTTACCCAGAAGCCCTCAGTGCTGATTCCTCCTCTGACCGAGGGGCGGAAGGCCACACTGACCTGCACTGCTCCTGGTCTCTGCTCTGGTTCTGATCCAGAAATCacctggaggtggagaggagcaggagagaaggACTCTCACATCACAGGAAACATCACTGGTGTCACACAGAGACGCAGTTCAACGTTGACCTTTAACCCTTCAGCTGAACACCACGGCACCAACGTCACCTGTAAGGTCAGCTTCACAAGCAGCATCactacagaggagacagagactcTGAATGTGGCCT cactagtaaacACAGATCAATGTGGAGCCGGTGCAGCACTTCCCTGGGTCATCGTTGCTGTTGTTTCTCTGGTTGTGAATGTCATCTGCATCATCCTCTTGACGCTCCTCTG GAACACAAGGAAACAGgtgaaaccaaaacaagagGACAGAACTTACACGTCACTGCGGAAAAAGGACGTGTCACCAGAGTATGACGTTATTGCTCAAGCTCTGAACTGA
- the LOC130187920 gene encoding sialic acid-binding Ig-like lectin 10 yields MFVLIWATLLFSVWGSDAVTGESVGETTSCYNGFCITFRKGEITAEAGLCVVIPCSFATGDGFTPQHMVWFKCEPSKTRCGDVDIIFHTNKNNKKVQSEFLGRVSLLEPDMMKRNCSIIINNLTESDSGSYQLRVNGLLGRKEDGFTFSARATVSVKALTQKPSVLIPPLTEGRKATLTCTAPGLCSGSDPEITWRWRGAGEKDSHITGNITGVTQRRSSTLTFNPSAEHHGTNVTCKVSFTSSITTEETETLNVAYVKDLRTTGNTSVEEGETLNLTCSVESFPPALITWTTSSETNGHNETERTLQNDTESFMQTGSGTNTLSISNVTADASGKYMCRAKYLNITLVKSVDVKVIYMKEPVITGRTTVEEGDALSLTCSVESCPPSHITWTVLGSNAKLDIGPEKATGSATLVLPNVTTGGSGRYICTAQHLDKTVTTYADVTVTWFSKILKTSGCEVQSGVLTCVCASEGFPLPTITWPLLKNHSEYSVITAVSDHAVNSTATLTVKDHNATSVQCVSSSGNVEAREKLDIRINTSEQKGTPIRLVSWLEIIIAFLLGVLLSALLCCLTTKCHRKIQKISRNLDEPLEMGTSPAHPLINAGQSVEDDQTYYQEFAKGEEEAAEQAAPDLNGGRIDVLYASIDFSALRRKNPKEAEKKQQTRETEYAEIKRDVKEKTEKDGGEEGDVLERAMLREDDETTRVPREDDGEDAEVYSNVKDIMAET; encoded by the exons ATGTTTGTTCTCATCTGGGCGACTCTGCTTTTCTCTGTGTGGGGCAGCGATGCCGTCACAG GTGAATCAGTGGGAGAAACAACAAGCTGTTACAATGGATTCTGTATCACTTTCAGAAAAGGAGAAATCACAGCAGAGGCTGGACTCTGTGTTGTGATACCGTGTTCTTTCGCTACTGGTGATGGATTTACACCCCAACATATGGTGTGGTTCAAATGTGAACCATCTAAAACCAGATGTGGAGACGTAGACATTATATTCCACACTAACAAGAATAACAAAAAAGTTCAGTCTGAGTTCTTAGGACGAGTTTCACTGTTGGAGCCTGACATGATGAAGAGGAACTGCAGCATCATCATCAATAATCTCACTGAGTCCGACTCTGGATCCTATCAACTCAGAGTTAATGGTTTACTGGGTAGGAAAGAAGACGGATTTACATTCTCTGCAAGAGCAACTGTCTCTGTCAAAG CTCTTACCCAGAAGCCCTCAGTGCTGATTCCTCCTCTGACCGAGGGGCGGAAGGCCACACTGACCTGCACTGCTCCTGGTCTCTGCTCTGGTTCTGATCCAGAAATCacctggaggtggagaggagcaggagagaaggACTCTCACATCACAGGAAACATCACTGGTGTCACACAGAGACGCAGTTCAACGTTGACCTTTAACCCTTCAGCTGAACACCACGGCACCAACGTCACCTGTAAGGTCAGCTTCACAAGCAGCATCactacagaggagacagagactcTGAATGTGGCCT ATGTGAAGGACCTTAGAACAACTGGGAATACAAGCGTGGAGGAGGGCGAGACTCTGAATCTGACCTGCAGTGTTGAAAGTTTCCCTCCAGCTCTCATCACGTGGACAACGTCTTCTGAGACAAACGGGCACAATGAGACGGAGAGGACTCTGCAGAACGACACTGAGTCCTTcatgcagacaggaagtggaacgaACACTTTGTCCATCTCTAATGTGACGGCAGACGCTTCTGGGAAATACATGTGCAGAGCAAAATATCTGAATATAACCCTGGTGAAGAGTGTTGATGTAAAAGTCATAT ATATGAAGGAACCTGTCATCACTGGTCGTACAACTGTTGAGGAGGGAGATGCTCTGAGTTTAACCTGCAGCGTTGAAAGTTGTCCTCCCTCTCATATCACATGGACCGTTCTCGGCTCCAACGCAAAGCTGGACATTGGACCCGAGAAGGCCACCGGATCGGCCACACTCGTCCTCCCTAATGTGACGACGGGGGGCTCTGGACGCTACATCTGTACAGCACAACATCTGGACAAGACTGTGACGACGTATGCAGACGTGACCGTGACTT GGTTTTCAAAAATCTTGAAAACCTCTGGGTGTGAGGTCCAGTCGGGGGTCCTGACCTGTGTGTGCGCCAGCGAGGGGTTTCCTCTTCCCACCATCACATGGCCGCTGTTGAAGAACCACAGCGAGTACTCTGTGATCACCGCTGTGTCCGACCACGCGGTCAACAGCACCGCCACTCTCACCGTAAAAGACCACAACGCCACTTCTGTCCAGTGTGTCAGCAGCAGTGGGAATGTGGAAGCAAGAGAAAAGCTCGACATCAGAATAAACACTTCAGAACAAAAGG GAACTCCCATCCGACTAGTTTCATGGCTGGAAATCATCATTGCCTTCTTGCTTGGGGTTCTGCTATCAGCACTTCTTTGCTGTTTGACCACAAAATGCCACAG AAAAATACAGAAGATCTCTAGAAATCTGGACGAGCCTCTGGAGATGGGGACCAGTCCAGCTCATCCACTG ATAAATGCTGGTCAATCAGTCGAAGATGACCAGACCTACTACCAAGAGTTCgctaaaggagaagaagaagcggcAGAGCAAGCAGCCCCTGATCTCAATGGCGGACGGATCGATGTGCTTTACGCCAGCATCGATTTCTCCGCGTTGAGAAGAAAGAATCCCAAGGAGGCAGAAAAGAAGCAACAAACACGAGAGACGGAGTATGCTGAAATTAAGAGAGACGTCAAAGAGAAAACGGAAAAAGATGGCGGAGAGGAAGGCGATGTGTTGGAGAGGGCGATGCT